A stretch of Lactuca sativa cultivar Salinas chromosome 6, Lsat_Salinas_v11, whole genome shotgun sequence DNA encodes these proteins:
- the LOC122194818 gene encoding uncharacterized protein LOC122194818, with product MQNHKGIEKLNIYMISFYNYSFFTGHKSSMKILDKYQFLALSNVVSTKAIEKSLSYKLEEACSAMPLFKTSSGILIQEAPLVFIPLHWPNAGDSSTLRKGPLDVAVLKHYTKDNSKDGDRTLLATGSYDGQTRIWSKDGELMSTLTKHKGPIFSLKWNKKGAYLLSGSVDKTAIVWDIKTGEWKQQFEFHTAPTDVNLCL from the exons ATGCAAAACCATAAAGGAATTGAAAAACTAAACATCTACATGATTTCTTTCTATAACTATAGTTTTTTTACAGGGCATAAGAGttcaatgaaaattttggatAAATATCAGTTTTTAGCTCTTTCTAATGTTGTTTCAACTAAAG CTATTGAAAAATCTCTATCGTACAAACTAGAAGAGGCGTGTAGCGCAATGCCACTTTTCAAAACAAGCAGTGGCATCCTTATTCAGGAGGCACCCCTAGTATTCATTCCTCTACATTGGCCAAATGCTGGAGACAG CTCAACTTTACGAAAAGGCCCCTTAGATGTTGCTGTTTTGAAACACTATACAAAGGATAATAGCAAAGAT GGTGATCGAACTCTACTTGCAACAGGTTCTTATGATGGGCAAACCAGAATATGGAGTAAAGATG gaGAGCTGATGAGTACATTAACAAAACATAAAGGGCCAATATTCTCTTTAAAATGGAACAAGAAAGGAGCCTATCTTTTAAGTGGCAGTGTAGACAAAACAGCAATTGTATGGGACATTAAGACTGGAGAATGGAAACAACAATTTGAGTTTCACACAG CTCCTACTGATGTTAATTTATGTCTGTAA
- the LOC111894150 gene encoding protein MOR1 codes for MLLTTKVKVAKTFDFSLMGASSRSCKYVLNTLMQTFQNKQLAHAVNVRTLDNLITELLLWLLDERVPRMDDGSQLLNALNVLTLMILDNAERTSSFMVIISLLKPLDPSRWPTPPSNESFSTRTSKFSELVVKCLIKLTKVLQNTTYEVDLDRILQSIHVYLQDLGMEEIRGAGANDKPLRMVKTVLHELVKLRGTAIKGHLSMVPIDMELQPIILAYIDHNLQTLVAARMLTPTGPVGQTHWGDSMANYLMPATHSADAQLKQELSAIFKKIGDKQTCSIVLYELYRITQLYPHV; via the exons ATGTTACTTACAACCAAGGTAAAGGTGGCAAAGACTTTTGACTTCAGCTTGATGGGTGCATCTTCTAGATCTTGTAAATATGTTCTCAACACACTGATGCAG ACGTTTCAAAACAAACAACTTGCTCATGCTGTGAACGTGAGAACACTGGACAATCTCATCACAGAGCTTTTGCTTTGGCTTTTAGATGAAAGGGTTCCAAGGATGGATGATGGCAGTCAACTTCTGAATGCCTTAAATGTTTTAACGCTTATGATATTG GATAATGCAGAGAGGACATCATCATTTATGGTGATAATAAGTCTCCTAAAACCATTAGACCCTTCTAGATGGCCAACTCCACCATCCAATGAATCTTTTTCTACAAGAACTTCAAAGTTCTCTGAGTTGGTTGTCAAATGCTTGATCAAACTTACAAAG GTTCTTCAAAATACGACATATGAGGTGGACCTTGATCGCATCCTCCAAAGCATTCATGTGTATCTCCAAGACCTCGGGATGGAAGAAATCAGAGGAG CGGGAGCGAATGACAAGCCTTTGCGGATGGTGAAAACGGTTCTTCATGAGCTTGTAAAGCTTCGTGGGACAGCAATAAAAGGTCATCTTTCCATGGTCCCAATTGACATGGAACTCCAACCCATAATCCTTGCCTACATCGATCATAATCTTCAG ACATTGGTTGCTGCCAGAATGTTGACCCCTACTGGCCCTGTTGGTCAAACTCATTGGGGTGATTCCATGGCCAATTATCTAATGCCTGCCACGCATTCTGCAGATGCCCAATTGAAG CAAGAACTTTCTGCGATATTCAAGAAAATTGGAGACAAGCAAACATGCAGTATCGTTCTATATGAACTATACCGTATAACACAATTATACCCACATGTTTGA